One Methanoculleus sp. 7T genomic window carries:
- a CDS encoding serine/threonine-protein kinase, with amino-acid sequence MRPERREWGARACTLILLSALLLVALSPAAAGAGGPPEHSNADPQAIQSASKTPNEDKVTGPGKSADKNNDKTAPSATPAPTPQETATPADTPSDRQTQAPTPEATPTDVPTDAPPDTPTETPTETPTETPRASPGQGGGSRFPWGAVALAAVVLAGASVLSARYLKRPPGAGADSAATIIPGAHQTVLAHPTGFPPELAGRYDKVAFVGKGGLGQVFRAVRRDDGQEVAVKIPVSYDEATGKTFMKEMRFWEDLTHPNIVKVYSVNILPVPFVEMEYLPRTLEELEKPLPVETAARIAAGIAAGLAYAHEQGVIHRDIKPRNILLSADLTPKITDWGMSTTLERTRDTSIAGFTLAYAAPEQIAPKEFGKTDARTDIYQLGVVFYELVTGRTPFAGEGLAGFAGAVLREQPAPPSQIKAGLEELDPIILACLAKDPADRYQSAREVQAAIETLMRGAGNTTLA; translated from the coding sequence AACGGAGGGAGTGGGGGGCGCGTGCCTGCACCCTGATCCTGCTCTCCGCCCTGCTCCTCGTTGCCCTCTCGCCGGCCGCCGCGGGAGCCGGGGGGCCGCCGGAGCACTCAAACGCCGACCCCCAGGCCATCCAGTCGGCGAGCAAGACGCCGAACGAAGACAAGGTCACCGGTCCCGGGAAGAGCGCCGACAAAAATAACGACAAAACTGCCCCGAGCGCAACGCCCGCCCCAACACCCCAAGAGACCGCAACCCCTGCCGATACTCCGAGCGATCGGCAAACTCAGGCGCCGACACCGGAGGCGACACCCACAGATGTACCCACAGATGCACCCCCAGATACGCCCACAGAGACACCCACAGAGACACCCACAGAGACACCCCGGGCAAGCCCCGGTCAGGGCGGAGGGAGCCGGTTCCCCTGGGGTGCGGTTGCTCTGGCCGCCGTCGTGCTCGCCGGCGCCTCCGTGCTCAGCGCCCGGTATCTGAAGAGGCCGCCGGGGGCCGGTGCAGATTCTGCCGCGACCATCATCCCCGGTGCGCACCAGACCGTACTCGCCCACCCGACCGGGTTCCCGCCCGAACTTGCCGGGCGCTACGACAAGGTCGCCTTCGTCGGGAAAGGCGGGCTCGGACAGGTCTTCCGGGCGGTCAGGCGCGACGACGGACAGGAGGTGGCGGTGAAGATCCCGGTCTCCTACGACGAGGCCACCGGGAAGACCTTCATGAAAGAGATGCGGTTCTGGGAAGACCTCACCCACCCTAACATCGTGAAGGTCTACTCGGTCAACATCCTCCCGGTCCCCTTCGTCGAGATGGAGTACCTGCCCCGGACCCTGGAAGAACTGGAAAAACCCCTCCCCGTCGAGACCGCCGCCCGTATCGCTGCAGGCATCGCCGCAGGGCTTGCCTACGCCCATGAGCAGGGCGTCATCCACCGGGATATCAAGCCGAGAAACATCCTCCTCTCGGCCGACCTCACCCCGAAGATCACCGACTGGGGCATGAGCACGACGCTGGAGAGGACCCGGGATACCAGCATCGCCGGGTTCACCCTCGCGTACGCGGCCCCGGAGCAGATCGCCCCGAAGGAGTTCGGGAAGACCGATGCACGGACCGATATCTACCAGCTCGGCGTCGTCTTCTACGAACTGGTGACGGGAAGGACACCGTTTGCCGGCGAGGGGCTTGCCGGGTTTGCCGGTGCGGTCCTCCGCGAGCAGCCGGCACCCCCATCGCAGATCAAGGCGGGGCTCGAAGAACTCGACCCGATCATCCTCGCGTGCCTCGCAAAAGACCCTGCCGACCGCTACCAGTCGGCACGGGAAGTGCAGGCGGCAATAGAAACCCTGATGAGGGGAGCAGGCAACACGACGCTCGCGTGA